The genomic interval GGGCGATGTCGAGCTCGCCGATCTCGGCCGTCACGGGGCGCAGGAACTCCTCCTCGAGGGCCTCGTGCACGCACAGCAGGTGGGCCAGGTCCGCGAACGCCACGGCCCGCGCGGCTCCCGAGACCGCGCGCACCTGCCCGAAGGACTGCCGGATCAGCTCGTGCTGCTCCACCAGCACGCGGACGACATCGTCCTCGTGCAGTCCGGAGAGGACGATGGTCTCGCGGGCGGTGGTGGTCATCGAGTCCTCCTTGTGGTGCGAGTGGCGCCTGCGCGCCGGAGGTCTGGGGCTGGCCCTGCCGTAGGCGCGCCCGCTCGGGGCGCTGGCCGGGAGTACCCTCCGCCTGCCGGGGCGAAACGGGGCCGGCTTTCGCTACAGGGCCGCAGCGGCGACCGACAGGTCTGCCACGAGGGCCGTGTAGTCCTGCTCGCGAGTCCGCGACCGGAGCACCGCCGAGGGGTGCACGGTGGTCACGACTGCCTCCGGCGGCTCGGGGAGGGGCAGCCGTTCGAGCGGCCAGGGCATCACCATGCCCCTGACCGCACCCACCCGGAGCGAGGGCCCGTGCACCGCCTGTCCCGCCGTCGCCCCCAGCAGGACGACGACCTGCGGCGCCACGCGCTCCAGCTCGGCGAGCAGCCAGGGCCCGCAGGCCGCAACCTGCCAGCGCGCAGGGGACTCGTGGATCCTGCGCTTGCCGCGCGTCGTGAACCGGAAGTGCTTGACCGCGTTGGTGCGGTAGACGACCTCGCGGGCGATGCCCGCCTCGTCGAGGGCGCGGTCAAGGAGGTGCCCTGCAGGGCCGACGAAGGGCTCGCCTGCGCGGTCCTCCTGATCACCCGGCTGCTCGCCGACGACGACGAGGGGCGCGTCGACCGCGCCGGCTCCCGGCACCGGTTGCGTCGCGTGCTCCCAGAGGTCACAGCCGCGACAGTCGTGGAGGGCGTCCCGCAGGGCGGGGAGTCCACCGTGCGCGGGCACCCACGGTGCTGCGCCCGCGTCGTCACGCGGCACGCGGCACCGACCTGTCGGGCCGGTGCGCCTGCCGACGCGCGCCCAGTGCAGGCACCGTCAGGCGTACCACCGCGGGCACTCGCTGGGTGTGCCGCCGGCAGCACAGACCTGCGCCACCTCCGCGAAGGAGAGGAACTGGCGGTTCGTCGGCAGGTCGGCAAGCTGCCAGAGGAGCTGCCCGGACCCGTGCTGGTGCACGAGCGCGGCGAGCAGCTGGTCGCCGCGAGCCGGTAGGAAGTCCGTCCCCAGCGCCCGCTCGAGTGAGGCCGCGAGGTCGGTCGTCGGAAGGGGACGCGTTCTCGTGGGATCCACCTGGATGGTCATGCTGCTGCTCCTGCCCGCCCCGCGGAGCCCCCGCGGGGCCACCGATCTCAACGGTGTCATGCCCACTTCCGCGGGCTCGCAAACCCATGGCCAGGCATGGACTTGGTATGGCTCCGGTCAGCTCCAGCACGAACCGGTCGGCGGCGAGCCGCTGCTGGGAGAAGCGCTTCGAGTTGTGGGGGGAAGAACTTCGTGTTTGGGTCGGAGCAGGCAGAACGGTCCAACCACGGCGCCGGGTCCCTGCCCGAAGGAGAGCGCCGTGGACACCACGTCGCCGTACCCCCTCTCCCTGCCCCCCTCACCTGACAGCGGGGAGCGCTCGGCCCACGTCCGGGCCGAGGACCTCCTCGTCGAGATGTCCGTGACCCGATCGCTCGCCCGCCGGCGCAGCCTTGAGACCGAGGTGCTGGCCCTCACCTGGGACCTCGCAGACCAGGCCGCCCGTCGGTACCACGGGCGGGGTGTCGACGACGAGGACCTCCAGCAGGTCGCCCGCCTCGCGCTGCTCAAGGCCATCCGTCGCTACCGACCCGGCCTGGGTGCCTGCTTCCCAGCCTTCGCCGTGCCCACGATCACCGGCGAGGTCAAGCGGCACTTCCGCGACTGCGGCTGGGCGGTGCGTCCACCCCGACGCCTGCAGGAGCGGCGGGTCACCCTCGCCCGGCAGGAGGAGACCCTCCGGCAGGAGCTGCAGCGTGAGCCGACGCTCGCCGAGCTCGCGGGTCGGGCCGGCCTCAGCTGTGACGACGTGCGGGAGGTCATGGCCGCCGCCAGCGGCTACAGCACCACGTCACTCGACGGCTCCGCGGCGGGAGGCGACTCACGGGTCGAGGTGCCCGACCCCCATGACCCCTGCGCCGCCCTCGAGGAGCGCGAGGCCCTGCGCTGGGCCATGCGCAGCCTGACGGAGCAGGAGCTGGAGGTGCTGCGGCTGCGGTTCGCCGAGGACCTCACCCAGTCCCAGATCGGCCACCGCATCGGCGTCAGCCAGATGCAGGTCTCGCGCCTGCTGGCGGGCATCCTGGGCCGGCTCCGTGCGGCCATGACGACAGAGGAAGCCGTTGCCTGACACCACACCCCAGACGGAGGACCGGGTGCTGCCCCACGCCGACGAACGCCGGGGACCGGCACCGCTGCCGGTCGCCGGCGAGCTGCCCGTGACGCCACCTGCCCCGGCGGGAGAGCGCGCGCCGCAGGCGGAGGAAGTGGCGCGGCCGACCGCCGACCCGTCGCAGCGGGCCGAGGAGGTGGCAAAGCTGGCGTCCGGCTCGGGCCGCAGCGTCGCCGTCGCCGAGTCCCTCACCGCGGGCGCCCTCAGCAGCGCGCTCGGCGCGGCCCCGGACTCCTCGGCCTGGTTCCGCGGCGGTGTCGTCGCCTACGCCAGCGAGGTGAAGCACACGCTGTTGCAGGTGCCCGAGGGCCCCGTCGTGAGCGAGCAGGCAGCGGTCGCGATGGCGGAGACGACGGCGGACCTGCTGGGTGCGGACGTCGCGCTCGGGGTCACCGGCGCTGGTGGACCCGACCCGCAGGACGGGCAGCCGGCCGGGACCGTGTGGCTGGCGGTCTGCGTGGGGCAGCACACGACTACGGAGTGCCGGAGGTTCCCCGGGGGCCCGGAAGACGTCGTGCAGCAGACCGTGCTGCGCGGGCTGGCCCTCCTGCAGCAGGCGCTCGCCACCGCCGCGGGCTAGCCCGGCCGGCCTCGCGGCCGGTCGCTGGCAACCCTCGGTCGCGTGCGGCCTGACGCAGCGTGGGTCTGCTCAGCCGGCGGCCGCGGTCCCGGACGCGGGCTGCCCGGTCCGACGCGGCTCGGGCAGCTCACCGGTCTGCTCGACCTGGGCGGCCACCTCGCGCAGCTTGCGGTTGAGGCGTTGGCTGGTGGCCCGCAGCAGGTCGAAGGCCTCCTCGGACGTGACCAGCCGACGGGCCATGATGATGCCGATCGCTGTGCCGATCTGGCGGCTGCTCGACAGGGCTGCCTCGAAGTTCGAGGAGTCCTGGACGCGCAGCGCGTGCTCGACCGACAGGGAGGCGAAGGGGGCCAGTACGGAGGCGACGTCCACCGCCTCGTCGCCGAAGGCGTCCGCGTCCCGGGTGTAGAAGTTGAGCGCCGCGAGGTCGCTGCCCGTGACCGTGAGCCGGACGGAGAGCATGCTGTGCACGCCGGTGCGCTCCACGCAGCTGGGCCCGAACACCGGCCATCGGTCGTCGCCCTCGAGGTCCCCGGTGAGCTCGACGCCCTCGCTGGCGGCGTCCAGGCAGGGTCCCTCGCCCACGGCGTACTGCAGGGCGTCCACCTGCTCGGGCAGCGGGTCGCTGGCTGCCAACGTGCGCGGCGGGTGCTGGGCGCGGATGAGGGTGAGCCCGCAGTGCTCGGTGCCCGGAAGTATGCGTGCACCGAAGCGCACCACCCTGCCCGGTTCGATGGCACCGCTGGTCGCTGAGGTGAGGACCGCCCCGATCTCGGCGAAGTGCGCGCCGAGCGAGGCGGCTGCTGCTGAGCCCATCTCTCTGGTCACTGGCCACCCGTCCTGTGGTCGAATGCCGAGGCGTCCTGCCGGTGCGGAGTGCCTCGGCCTGGGACTGCCCACGGTAGTCGCCTACGGACGTTTGGTGCAGGTCGTGACGGTCTGCCCCCGGTCAGCAGCTGCCTGGGAACGGGCGGACGGACGGGCGTCCTCGCTGGTCGGCAGGGGAGTCAGCCGGTCAGGCGTCCTCGAGACGGCTGTTCGCTTCGTGAGACGCGGATGCCAACCGCCGCACCGCCTCGTGCTCCGAGACACGGTGCGCCGCCATGATGAGGCCGACGGCACGCCCGAGCTCGCGCTCCTCGTCGAGCCGGTCGCGCAGCGCGTCGGCGTTCTCGCGCCGCTCCACCGCGGTCAGGGCCACCGAGGCGAACCCGGCGAGCAGGGCGGCCTGGTCGGCGACGGCCTCGGTGAACACGCCCACCTCGTCACTGAACAGGTTGAGCGCGGACCGGCTGCGGCCCTCGGTGAGCAGCTGGTACCCCAGCATGCCGCGCACCGGCGTCCGGTCGAGCACGAGCTCGGCGAGTCGTGGCCAGGTGCTGCGGCCGGCGATGTCGGGGTCCCGCTGCACCGAGTCCTGCTCGATGCTGTCCAGGCACGGACCCTCGCCCGCCTCGGTCTCGAGGCGGTCCATGAGCCGGGCGACGTCGTCGTTCGCCGCCCGCGTCACGAGGGACTCATCGGGCCGCAGGCTGGCCAGGCTCACGTGGTCGGCTCCCGGCACGGTGCGGGCGACCAGCGCGACGATCTCGTCGAGCACGGCGGCGGAGTCGTCGCCGCGGTAGACCCGTTCCGCCACGGCCCGGAAGGCGCGGGTGGCGTCGGGTGGGAAGGGGAGGGACATGGTGACACTTCCGTCGGGTGCGAGCGTCCTCGGTGCCTGGTCTCGACCCGGCCGCTCGACCCCCCATTCGACACGACCGGCTGCTCCAGCGCCACCCGGCCACCTGGTCGCGAGAAGCGTTCCCCCGAGAAGCGTTTCTCCGGCGAGAAGCGTTTCTCCGACGACAAGCGGGGTAAGCGGCTCTCGGGTGCCGCCGCCGGGGCGGCATGAGGAGGAGTGCGCGCATGACGGTTCGACGGACGACCACGGCCCTGGTGCTGGTCTCGGCCCTGGCCACCGGTGCCTGTGCCGGGGTCGGCTCGAAGGGCAACGACTCCGGCGGGAGCTCGGGCGGCGCCGCCGAAGGCAAGCCCTCGGGGAGCCTGAACATCATGGGGTTCGGCGGGGAGGACGAGGTGGCGCAGGCGCGCATCACCGCCTTCCAGCAGGCGTACCCCCAGGTGAAGGTGACCCACAACAAGGGCGACTTCGACGCCCAGCAGTTCCTCACGGCGCTGTCGAGCGGCAACCCGCCCGACCTCGTCTACATGGACCGCAACCTGATCGGCACGTATGCCGCGAAGGGCGTCGTCGAGCCGCTCACCGACTGCGTCAAGCAGCAGTCGATCGACACGAGCCAGTACCGCCCGGCGGCCATGCGGTCGGTGACGTACAAGAACACCGTCTACGGCATCCCGGAGTTCTACATCGTCCAGGTCAACCTCGTCGACGCGAAGTCGCTGCAGCAGGCCGGCGTGGACCCCTCCGCGATCCAGACCAAGGACTGGGGGGCGCTGGAGAAGACCGCGACGCAGCTCTACAAGCACTCGGGCAACAAGATCCAGCGGGTCGGTTACGACCCCAAGCTCCCCGACTCGTTCCCGCTGTGGGCGCTCATCAACGGCGCCCAGCTGGTCAAGGAGGACGGCTCGCCGAACCTCGACGACCCCAAGGCCGTCGAGGCGCTCGACTACGGCGTGAAGCTGGTCAAGGACCAGGGTGGCTGGACGAGCTTCAAGGCGTTCCGCGACTCCTTCGACATCTTCGGCGACACCAACCCGCTCACCAAGGGCACGATCACCGCGTTCCCCATGGAGAACTGGTACGTCAACGTGCTGCGCGACTCCATCCCCGCCGGGCTGAAGCTGGCGGCCACGCAGATCACCGACCGCTCCGGCAACCCGGTCAGCACGCTGGGGGGCTCCACCTGGGCCATCCCGAAGGGCGCCAAGAACCCGACGGCCGCGTGCGCCTGGATGAAGACGATGACGTCGACCGAGACGTGGATGAAGGCCGCCGACGCGCGGATCGCCAAGGTGCAGAAGGACAAGAGCTTCTTCACCGGCCTGTTCACCGCGAACACCAAGGCGGACGAGCAGATCCGTGCCAAGTACCTCAAGGCCGCGCCCGACCCGGGCTTCGACCAGGCCATCAAGGAGTTCTACGCGACGCTGGACAAGGCGAGCGCGCTCAACCCGTCTCCGGCGGGCGCCGAGATCGACGCCGCGTGGAAGAGCGCGGTGGCCCGCGCCCTCGGCGGCCAGCCCGCCCAGCAGGCCCTGGGCCAGGCCCAGAAGGAGGCGCAGGCGGCCTTCGACAAGGCCAGCCGTGGCTGAGCTGGTCACGCCGCGACCCCCGCTCGAGGAGCCCGCGCCGGGTCCTTCCGCCTCATCGCGGAAGGGCCCGGCGCGGGCGCGCTCCCCGCGCGGCCGCGGCACGGTGCAGGGCCGTGAGACGCGCGCAGCGCTGGCGTTCATCTCGCCCTGGATCCTCGGCTTCCTCGTCTTCACCGCGGGTCCGATGCTGGTCAGCCTGGTGCTGTCCTTCACCGACTACTCGCTCGTGGGCCAGACCCACTCGGTCGGCGTCGACAACTACCGCCAGCTCTGGGAAGACCCCCGCGTCCGCCAGTCGCTGGCCAACACCTTCGTGTATGCCGCGCTGTTCGTGCCGATCGGCACGGTCGTGGCGCTCGGGCTGGCCATGCTGCTGGCCGGGGTGGGCCGCGCCAGCGGCTTCTTCCGGACCGCGTTCTACCTGCCGGAGATGACCCCGGCAGTTGCCGCGGCGGCGCTGTTCCTGTTGCTGCTCAACGGCCAGACGGGCTTGGTCAACACGGTGCTCGGGTGGTTCGGCATCGACGGGCCCAACTGGACGACCGACCCGGCGTGGCTCAAGCCGTCGCTCGCGGTGGTCAGCCTGTGGTCGATGGGCGGCACCATAGTCATCTACCTGGCCGCGCTGAAGAACGTGCCGCGCCAGCTGCACGAGGCGGCCATGCTCGACGGCGCCGGGCCGATCCGCCGGTTCTTCAACGTGACGCTGCCGATGATCTCGGGTGCGGTGTTCTTCACCGTCATCACGAACACCATCGCGGCGCTGCAGATGTTCGACCAGGCGTACACGATGTTCTACGGCCCGCAGCAGAAGGCGACGGCCTCCGACGCCTCGCTCGTCTACATGGTCTACCTGTTCCAGAACGCGTTCCAGTTCTTCAAGATGGGCTTCGCGTCGGCCATGGCGTGGCTGCTGTTCGTCATCATCATGCTGATCACCGTCGTGCAGCTGCGGGTCGGCAACAGGGTCGTCTACTACGAAGGGGACACCCGGTGACCACGCGCGTCCATCCACTGCTGCGGGCGGCATACGTCGTCCTGCTGCTGGCCGCCACGGCCTGCTTCGTCTACCCCCTGGTGTGGCTCGTCAGCGCGTCGCTGAAGCCGAAGTCGGAGGTGTTCGACAACCGGCTCGTCCCGCGGCACGTTCAGTGGTCGAACTTCGTCCAGGTGTGGGACGCCGGCCCGGTCCTGCGGTGGCTGTCGAACTCCGTGGTCGTGGGAGTCATGGCTGCGACGACGGTGACGCTGTCGAGCGCGCTGGTCGCGTTCGGGTTCGCCTACTTCAGGTTCCGCGGGCGCGGGCTGCTCTTCGGGCTCGTGCTCTCGACCATGATGCTGCCCGGCGCGGTGACGATGATCCCGGTGTACCTCATCTGGAACAAGCTCGGCTTCGTCGACACCCAGGTGCCGCTGTGGGGCCAGAACCTGTTCGGGACCGCGTTCTACATCTTCCTGCTGCGGCAGTTCTTCCTGGGCGTCCCGCGCGAGCTGTTCGAGGCCGCGCGCGTCGACGGCTGCTCGTACTTCGGCCTGTTCCGCCGGATCGCCCTGCCGCTGTGCCGCCCCGCGCTCGTCATCGTCTTCGTCTTCGAGCTCAAGGCGAGCTGGTCGGACCTCATGCGACCGCTCATCTACCTGCAGACGCCGGACTACTTCACGATGCCACGCGGCCTGAAGCAGATCGTCGACGCGTACGCCCTGAGCGGCGAGTACCACTGGGAGATCGCCATGGCCGCGACGCTCATCGCGACCGTCCCGATGATCGTGGTGTTCGCGTTCGCCCAGCGGTACATCCTCGACGGCCTCGCCACGTCGGCGAGGCAGGGCTAGCAACCGAACCCGTGCCGCGGGGCCGGGTCACCCGGCGCGGACGTCGTCCGCAGGGACGAGCCTGACGCCGCTGGCCGGTCGGGTCGGCATGCGGTGGTGCGACACGCGGAGGTCCTGCCGGGGCAGCCGCCACCGCCGTGTGGAGAGGAGCACGGCGGTCACCGCGACCAGGCCGAGCGTGACGTCCTCGCCGGGGCACCGGTGGCCCGTGGCCACCACGCCGCCGCCCTGCGGCACGAGGGCGTCGCGCTCCCAGCCGCCTGCCTCGGGCAGGAACCGAGCCGGGTCGAACGCCAGTGGTGCCTGCCAGTACCGGGCGTCGCGGTTGGTCCCGACGACGTCGAGCAGCAGCCGTGTCCCCGCAGGCAGCACGTGCCCGCGGTGCACGACCTCCCGGCGCGTGAGCCCGGCCAGCAACGGCACGAAGGGCGTCAGCCGGCGCACCTCGTGGGCGAAGGCGACCGCCTCGGGGCCGGCCGGCGGACCCCCGGTGGGTGGCTCCCCGGGGACCGCCGAGCCCAGCGACCTGTCGCGGGCCTCGGTGCGTAGCCGGGCGGCCCAGTCCGCGTGCTGCGCCAGGGCCAGAGCGGCGAACGCGGCGAAGCGCGAGACCGCCACCGTCGGCCGCAGGAGGTTCTGCAGCTCCACACCGGCGACCGCCTCGGGCAGGAGGTCGCCCGAGGGTTCGGTCCAGTGGGCGACGAGCTCGAGGATGCTGCCGGGGTCCGCCCGCACCCGACCCCACCGCACGTCCCGGACGATCCCGCCGGCCCACGAGTCGGTGTGGGCGCGGTCCCACCGGGCACGCAGGTGCGCCGGCCCGGGCACCGCGAAGCCGTCGACGACGGCGGCCAGCCGTCGCGCGACCCGATCGGCCTCTCGCGTGTCCAGGCGGACCCCCGCCCACTCCAGCACGGTGCGTCCGAAGACGCGGACCGCGGCGTCCTCCACGAGGACCCGGTGGCCGGGCGCCCAGCGTGCCGACTCGGCGCCCCAGGCCCGCGCGGTGCGCGCGACGAGGTCGCCGGACGCGCGCGGGCTGGGTCGCCCGTACGAACAGGGCCTTGCGGTGGAGGTGCTCGTCGTCGTCGAGCCCGTGCACTGCGCCCCTGCCGAAGAGCGGGTTCGCCACGACACCCGGGGTGGCACGGTGGCGGCGCACGCGGTCGGTGTCGGTGAAGAGCCGCACCCCTTCGGGCCCGCGCAGGAGCAGGGCCGGCGACCCCATGCGCCGCAGCGGGACGGCGTCTGGGTCGTCCCCGCCGTGGCGCCGGCGCGCCCGGGCAGCGAAGTCGTAGCCGTGGAAGAGGAGTGAAGCGGTCGAGTCGGTCGCCGGGAAGCCGGGGCGTCGTCGACCCGCACCTGCAGGGGGTGAGGACGCGGGGACGGTCGTGTTGGCTGCCATGTGTGCGGGACTACCCGTTGGGGGACAACCCAACCCGCGAAACGGGGCACCGTTTTGCCCGTGCCGCGAGCGGGTACTTCTCCGGCATGGCCGACCGCGTGTGGCTCGTGCTGGGGTGGCTGGAGTATGCGGTGCTGCTCGCCACCCTCGCGTACTTCCTGCTCTGGCGGGAACGATGACGCGGCTGCGCGGC from Phycicoccus sp. M110.8 carries:
- a CDS encoding ABC transporter substrate-binding protein codes for the protein MTVRRTTTALVLVSALATGACAGVGSKGNDSGGSSGGAAEGKPSGSLNIMGFGGEDEVAQARITAFQQAYPQVKVTHNKGDFDAQQFLTALSSGNPPDLVYMDRNLIGTYAAKGVVEPLTDCVKQQSIDTSQYRPAAMRSVTYKNTVYGIPEFYIVQVNLVDAKSLQQAGVDPSAIQTKDWGALEKTATQLYKHSGNKIQRVGYDPKLPDSFPLWALINGAQLVKEDGSPNLDDPKAVEALDYGVKLVKDQGGWTSFKAFRDSFDIFGDTNPLTKGTITAFPMENWYVNVLRDSIPAGLKLAATQITDRSGNPVSTLGGSTWAIPKGAKNPTAACAWMKTMTSTETWMKAADARIAKVQKDKSFFTGLFTANTKADEQIRAKYLKAAPDPGFDQAIKEFYATLDKASALNPSPAGAEIDAAWKSAVARALGGQPAQQALGQAQKEAQAAFDKASRG
- a CDS encoding GAF and ANTAR domain-containing protein gives rise to the protein MTREMGSAAAASLGAHFAEIGAVLTSATSGAIEPGRVVRFGARILPGTEHCGLTLIRAQHPPRTLAASDPLPEQVDALQYAVGEGPCLDAASEGVELTGDLEGDDRWPVFGPSCVERTGVHSMLSVRLTVTGSDLAALNFYTRDADAFGDEAVDVASVLAPFASLSVEHALRVQDSSNFEAALSSSRQIGTAIGIIMARRLVTSEEAFDLLRATSQRLNRKLREVAAQVEQTGELPEPRRTGQPASGTAAAG
- a CDS encoding hemerythrin domain-containing protein translates to MTTTARETIVLSGLHEDDVVRVLVEQHELIRQSFGQVRAVSGAARAVAFADLAHLLCVHEALEEEFLRPVTAEIGELDIARARLSEELRAESALARCKGLDAESDEFELALGQLQAAVLDHAGMEEAEELPALLAAVDEARRRDLGRAVRFGAAEGL
- a CDS encoding cytochrome P450; this translates as MEDAAVRVFGRTVLEWAGVRLDTREADRVARRLAAVVDGFAVPGPAHLRARWDRAHTDSWAGGIVRDVRWGRVRADPGSILELVAHWTEPSGDLLPEAVAGVELQNLLRPTVAVSRFAAFAALALAQHADWAARLRTEARDRSLGSAVPGEPPTGGPPAGPEAVAFAHEVRRLTPFVPLLAGLTRREVVHRGHVLPAGTRLLLDVVGTNRDARYWQAPLAFDPARFLPEAGGWERDALVPQGGGVVATGHRCPGEDVTLGLVAVTAVLLSTRRWRLPRQDLRVSHHRMPTRPASGVRLVPADDVRAG
- a CDS encoding carbohydrate ABC transporter permease → MTTRVHPLLRAAYVVLLLAATACFVYPLVWLVSASLKPKSEVFDNRLVPRHVQWSNFVQVWDAGPVLRWLSNSVVVGVMAATTVTLSSALVAFGFAYFRFRGRGLLFGLVLSTMMLPGAVTMIPVYLIWNKLGFVDTQVPLWGQNLFGTAFYIFLLRQFFLGVPRELFEAARVDGCSYFGLFRRIALPLCRPALVIVFVFELKASWSDLMRPLIYLQTPDYFTMPRGLKQIVDAYALSGEYHWEIAMAATLIATVPMIVVFAFAQRYILDGLATSARQG
- a CDS encoding GAF and ANTAR domain-containing protein, translated to MSLPFPPDATRAFRAVAERVYRGDDSAAVLDEIVALVARTVPGADHVSLASLRPDESLVTRAANDDVARLMDRLETEAGEGPCLDSIEQDSVQRDPDIAGRSTWPRLAELVLDRTPVRGMLGYQLLTEGRSRSALNLFSDEVGVFTEAVADQAALLAGFASVALTAVERRENADALRDRLDEERELGRAVGLIMAAHRVSEHEAVRRLASASHEANSRLEDA
- a CDS encoding UdgX family uracil-DNA binding protein (This protein belongs to the uracil DNA glycosylase superfamily, members of which act in excision repair of DNA. However, it belongs more specifically to UdgX branch, whose founding member was found to bind uracil in DNA (where it does not belong), without cleaving it, appears to promote DNA repair by a pathway involving RecA, rather than base excision.) encodes the protein MPRDDAGAAPWVPAHGGLPALRDALHDCRGCDLWEHATQPVPGAGAVDAPLVVVGEQPGDQEDRAGEPFVGPAGHLLDRALDEAGIAREVVYRTNAVKHFRFTTRGKRRIHESPARWQVAACGPWLLAELERVAPQVVVLLGATAGQAVHGPSLRVGAVRGMVMPWPLERLPLPEPPEAVVTTVHPSAVLRSRTREQDYTALVADLSVAAAAL
- a CDS encoding sigma-70 family RNA polymerase sigma factor, giving the protein MDTTSPYPLSLPPSPDSGERSAHVRAEDLLVEMSVTRSLARRRSLETEVLALTWDLADQAARRYHGRGVDDEDLQQVARLALLKAIRRYRPGLGACFPAFAVPTITGEVKRHFRDCGWAVRPPRRLQERRVTLARQEETLRQELQREPTLAELAGRAGLSCDDVREVMAAASGYSTTSLDGSAAGGDSRVEVPDPHDPCAALEEREALRWAMRSLTEQELEVLRLRFAEDLTQSQIGHRIGVSQMQVSRLLAGILGRLRAAMTTEEAVA
- a CDS encoding sugar ABC transporter permease, with amino-acid sequence MAELVTPRPPLEEPAPGPSASSRKGPARARSPRGRGTVQGRETRAALAFISPWILGFLVFTAGPMLVSLVLSFTDYSLVGQTHSVGVDNYRQLWEDPRVRQSLANTFVYAALFVPIGTVVALGLAMLLAGVGRASGFFRTAFYLPEMTPAVAAAALFLLLLNGQTGLVNTVLGWFGIDGPNWTTDPAWLKPSLAVVSLWSMGGTIVIYLAALKNVPRQLHEAAMLDGAGPIRRFFNVTLPMISGAVFFTVITNTIAALQMFDQAYTMFYGPQQKATASDASLVYMVYLFQNAFQFFKMGFASAMAWLLFVIIMLITVVQLRVGNRVVYYEGDTR
- a CDS encoding nicotinamide-nucleotide amidohydrolase family protein, with protein sequence MPDTTPQTEDRVLPHADERRGPAPLPVAGELPVTPPAPAGERAPQAEEVARPTADPSQRAEEVAKLASGSGRSVAVAESLTAGALSSALGAAPDSSAWFRGGVVAYASEVKHTLLQVPEGPVVSEQAAVAMAETTADLLGADVALGVTGAGGPDPQDGQPAGTVWLAVCVGQHTTTECRRFPGGPEDVVQQTVLRGLALLQQALATAAG